The window tgaaaaaaattaaaaaacaaaataataaaaataaaaaatgttaaagaagaaaaaactgcCCTTTCCATCCATGAGTTGTATCAGTGGCGCCCTCCACTGGCAAGCATTGAGCATTACCGATCACATTGCACACATCAAGTCCAAGAACCCATGATAAAGATAAGCTACCCTTTATTGTGGCTTTTGTCTCAGGCACTGGCAAATAACAGACGTTACTTCATCTGGCATAGGAGTACTTTCCGTTTTCCCAGTAGGGAACTAGAGTTTCAGGATGAAGGTCTTGTTTTTTATGCTAACGGTAATTattaaagaagcaaatagacaCATACAAGTTCTTACTTAAATACTCCACAGCCCCGCGCCAGGTTTTTCCTCAGGGCTACCCTCACCTCCTTGTTCCTCAGGGTGTAAACCACAGGGTTCAGCAGCGGTGTCACCACTGTGTAGAACACTGCCACCAGGCGGTCCTGGGAGGGGTTAGCCCCAGAGTCTGGCCTCAGGTAGATGATGGAAGCGCAGCCAAAGTGCACGATGACCACCGTGAGGTGAGCCGCGCAGGTGGAGAAGGCTTTGCGCTGGCCAGCGGCCGAAGGGATCCTCACGATGGCCGCCACGATGAAGGCGtaggagaggaggatgaggaggaaggagactAGCACCACCAAGATGCTTAGGAAGAAGATGCCAAGCGCCTTGAGTGAGCTCTCAGCGCAGCTGAGCTTCAACACAGGCGCGATGTCACAGAAGAAGTGCTCCACACGGCCAGTGCCACAAAAGGGTGAGGAGAAGATCATGCAGGTCTCAATCAAGGCCACTGAGAAACCAGAGCAGAAAACCAAGGCTCCCAAACACAGGCAAACCGTGGGTCTCATGATCACAGAGTAGCGCAAGGGATGGCAGATAGCCACATACCTGTCATAGCCCATCAGGGTAAGGAGGAAACAGTGGCTGCAACCCAAGCCTAGGAAGAAGAACATCTGGGCCCGACAGCCAGCGATGGAGATGGCCTGGCTCTCCATCAGCAGATGAGCCAGCATATTGGGGATGGTGACCAGTGTGTAGCAGGTCTCAGAGAGGGAGAGTGTGGCCAAGAAACGGTACATAGGTGTGTGGAGAGTGCGATCCACctggatgatggtgatgatggtggcgTTGCCACTGAGTGTGACCAGGTAGGTGAGGAGGAACAAGATGAAGAGTGTGGGCCTCAGTTCTGGGAGGTTGGAGAATCCCACCAGCACAAACTCTGTCACCAACCAGGTCCCAttgtcctgctgcttctctggAGCCTGAGAGGAGATAGAGAGTTATTGGAACAAAGCAGGGCAGTGAGGCTTGGCTAGGCATCAGGTGTGGGGTAGGAGAATCATCACTGGTTTGCAGACAAGACAGAGGGACTCAGAAATGATCAGTTATTACCCAGCCAGCAAAGGTGTCTCCTTAACATATAAGAAGACAAGAGTTAACCAGGTGGTgttggtgctcgcctttaatcccagtagaggcagagacaggcagatctctgagtttgaggccagcctggtctacagggtgagtttcaggattgccagggctacacagagaaaccctgtctcgaaatagagggggaggggagagagaggggtaagaaaagagaaagaaagaaagaaaggaagaacaaaaaagagagaaagagagagaggggaaggaaggaaggaaggaagggaagaaagaaagaaagaaagaaagaaagagagagagagagagagagagagagagagagaaagaaagaaagaaagaaagaaagaaagaaagaaagaaagaaagaaagaaagaaaggaaaataagtgcTGGAAAGATTGACTccgagcactggctgctctttaagaggacccaggttcaactcccaggacccacacagcagctcacaagtgtctctAATCCAACACtcttgcacagacatacatgcaacacacatgaaataaaaacaaaagaaaggaaaaacaatttataaaccagggcctgaagaaatggctcagtagttaagaggactTCCTCCTCTTTGGAGGGTGAGAATTTACTTCTTAGACCCAACAGTAggtgacacacacatgtacacacatacacataaaaataaatcttaaaaaaaaaatcacaaagcaaaaaaaaatttaagcctacagcacccagcATTCCTAGGTCTCCCACCCAAATACTAAGCAGGTCTAATCTTCTTCAACTTCTGAGGACAAACAAGGTCAGGCCGACTCAGGGCAATATGGCCATAGACACAAAATCGAGATCTTTAGATggggaaagaagacaggaagacaaaTTTAAATTTAGGAAGAGATCCTAGATAAGAACTCATGACCCAATGGAAGAAGAAACGAAGCAGGGAAGACAGACAGCCAATAAAGGTGCTGTACTCGGCTGAGGAGATGCTCAGAGGGGGGAGAATGGGGACCTGAATCCCCAGAACATACTTGTAAGGGACATGATGACTCCTGGCAGCTGGCTGCACACCTCTGAGCCTTATCTGTGAACTCAAAGATAACTCCGATGAACTCACAGTTGACAAATAGTGCTGTGACCAAGTTCCCAATCCAAAAGCTGAGAAGAACAGGAAATCCTGCATGTGGCTAGATGACCAGCATTCTAAGACCTTTTATTAAGACACATCTCCCCAATGAACTGGAAACCTGATTCAAACACAGAACTCGAGGTACCAGCATTCTGTCAGCTAAAACAACCTGGCTGAGACATGTTGTAAACACAAGACCAGATTCATGTTCCCACCTCTTAGACAGGAAGACCGGCATGTCCAAGGAGTCAGTTGATGGGACCTGCAACCCTCATCTGCTCACTTGGAGCTTGTGAAATGTGCACCCAGCGAAGATCCTGGAACAGCACTTGCCTGCAGGGGTTACCTGTGGGTGCTGAGTTCAGGGACCTGACAGTGTCATCCCTACTGTGACAGCCAAAGACCCAGGGTCCTTCCTGAGAagtgtggggaggcagagaaccagGAATGCTGGGGAGATGGTCTGGTCCCTCCTTTCCTATTTCTTCTCATCAGGAACCCCTGAGGCTGAAGCCCCTCCCCTGATACTTCCAGCTCTCACAATacatggttctctctctctctctctctctctctctctctctctctctctctctgtgtgtgtgtgtgtgtgtgtgtgtgtgtgtgtgtgtgtgtgtatgtgtgtgtctgtctgtctgtctgtctgtctgtctgtctgtgtgccccTGTACCTCTGGGCTTCATGAGCCTGTAGCCCCACACCCCAAGCCCTCTTCTCTGTCTCACCGTCACCTATGCACAAGTTCTGTGTCTGCAGGGTTCAGAGCTGGGAGAGGCTCCCTCCTATTCCCTCTGAGCACATTATAGATTCTCCTGGATGCTGCAGACCCAACTCAAAATTGGAATTAAATACCTTTGAAACAAGCTCCATGGAAGGAAGTCATTGTTCAATCTGAAGATTTTCCCTCCCCCCAACTCATTGTTAGATCTCTCCCTTAGGTGGGGATGGTCAGGTGGCTTCTGTAGCCAGAATGTAACTCACCATAGCTATGATAGGTTCTTACACCCCCGTGAATGTCCCTTTCTGCCTAAGAAGGGAGGGGCTGAGGACCCACACTGTCATATTCTGGGGTCCCTGGGGGTCCTGTCCCAGAAGCTCTGTAGTCACTAACAAGCCTCCCAGGGCCAGGCTGATGCTATGAGAAGTACTCTCTCTGCTGGAACTAGAGACCCTGGGGTCCTTTTCCTCAGCCTGCAGCCCTAAGCCTCAGAGTAACAAAGAATAATTGGGATTCTCCTTTAGGGACAGCAGTCACGAGTGCATCCCGAACTCCATCAATGCTCCTGATGTGTCACCTCAGCTGGTCAAGGCTGCTTCCCAAAGACTCTGCCTTTGTGGGAGAAAAAAAGTAGATGATTGGACGTCGTTACTTGGGTTGCTCAGGACTAACTCATAGTCCCACAGCCTCCCTCCACATGTCTGCTCTTTCTCGCTAGTTTTTAGTCACTAAACGTCTTActtagggctttattgctgtgaagagacaccatttaactggggctggcttacagttcagaggtgtagtccattatcatgtcaggaagcatggctgcatgTAGGCAGGTGCTAGAGATGTaggaggtagctgagagttttacatctggatctgcagacagcaagaagagagtgacactgggcctggcttgagcatctgaaacctcaaccCCCACCCACTGTGAcaggcacacttcctccaacaaggccaagcctactccagcaaggtcacacctacttcaacaaacCCACATCTCCAATAATGC is drawn from Mastomys coucha isolate ucsf_1 unplaced genomic scaffold, UCSF_Mcou_1 pScaffold4, whole genome shotgun sequence and contains these coding sequences:
- the LOC116076231 gene encoding olfactory receptor 10T2-like, giving the protein MAPEKQQDNGTWLVTEFVLVGFSNLPELRPTLFILFLLTYLVTLSGNATIITIIQVDRTLHTPMYRFLATLSLSETCYTLVTIPNMLAHLLMESQAISIAGCRAQMFFFLGLGCSHCFLLTLMGYDRYVAICHPLRYSVIMRPTVCLCLGALVFCSGFSVALIETCMIFSSPFCGTGRVEHFFCDIAPVLKLSCAESSLKALGIFFLSILVVLVSFLLILLSYAFIVAAIVRIPSAAGQRKAFSTCAAHLTVVIVHFGCASIIYLRPDSGANPSQDRLVAVFYTVVTPLLNPVVYTLRNKEVRVALRKNLARGCGVFK